In Sphaeramia orbicularis chromosome 1, fSphaOr1.1, whole genome shotgun sequence, a genomic segment contains:
- the tdrd7a gene encoding tudor domain-containing protein 7A has translation MADCEKMLRAVLQSSKNGVSIRSLQSDYRSLCGESIPFKKLGFSTLEEYLQSIPSVVHLEHRMGELRCFAVVCKATAHIAELVARQKSSKKSRQFQAVNGMMRFKPSTCVLIAIRRTPLRQPSVSGVSNWLSNRSRSHGGYRGFSTSGDYRQFDQKLRSITPVEHRSPPSQLAVKQPDRKCKGSTRDERCPENSSQQAPGFSHSLSASYDLDLVQSRLIEVLEKHSSGLWMSKLPMVFSKMFGQQLHPQALIDLEKWTHICSVEQLHITNQSDRLIYPPLPSALKAPSPAASSLQPGPDVLPHLKVTISPCAASKSSAVSVSDDVRQGVKDLLCKLSYGLWAHALPKLFLDTYKIPFPEHILNDLSLLHDICTVEYPIPHDKKKAILYKSDRTDREDSDSCENQQCRSCPFPSGLEVEGPVVPPPLVFPSEQYPSVLITDAKSCNAVTVRYVGKNHSNAQEAMEDAMGTFYSQSSTHLPLSDPVVGRLVAVRGEDEEEVARGQVMEFMTPSKVKVYYVDYGFSVETSVTNLLELHQDFISLPLQATNVQLAGLEAFSSHPQVLSVLDTLAIGKILLMETLDPCQQNEMPVVVLYDTSQDEDLNINSICLKALQDERMNSPLTVNVTYEDVCITNVCSDGIIYCQVPSRGASRLTKLLEEIEAFFISKMTSESLVSRPFSGKFCLARYKGKWSRVEITDIHDNRVIEVLFIDFGVPATLEVTELREIPPLFRKVFAIIPPQATQCRLADLSIPKEGWSPETVQWVKEAVLGSKASKMKVMKVDEHKGNRLVYIYLFTGIDSQELEDCLNHQLAQSDHWQKLTKNNTVTSVDIGLRNIEELTLSSPGFNPVIKSMPQADQGTEESSQPLQMPPSLELPQPGQCVDVFVPVAYHPGYFVLQPWQGFHKLVVLMGEMVLYYNQASTMAIPAEIKKGEVYAAKIDKNWYRVVVKGILSSGLVSVYELDHGKHEVVHSAAFRPLIQEFRYFPFQAIAAQLAGLPQHQWSEDASKVFRNHVEKRALVAQVDHVHEGSEVKGEFWKCKLTVYLVDTSMEDRDVWIHTIMEDLGGESFSAA, from the exons ATGTGTCCTTATTG CGATAAGAAGGACTCCTCTTCGTCAGCCATCAGTGAGTGGGGTTTCAAACTGGTTATCCAACCGTTCTCGGTCCCATGGGGGCTACAGGGGCTTCAGCACTTCAGGAGACTACAG GCAGTTTGACCAAAAGTTGAGGTCCATCACTCCTGTGGAGCACAGATCACCACCTTCTCAACTAGCAGTAAAACAGCCAGACAG GAAATGTAAAGGCTCAACGAGAGATGAGAGGTGTCCAG aaaattcTTCTCAACAAGCCCCTGGATTCAGCCACTCTCTG TCGGCTTCGTATGACTTGGATCTGGTACAGAGCAGATTAATTGAAGTCCTTGAAAAGCACAGCAGTGGACTGTGGATGTCCAAACTTCCAATGGTGTTCAGCAAAATGTTTGGTCAACAGCTCCACCCTCAGGCACTTATAGATCTGGAGAAGTGGACACACATCTGTTCG GTGGAACAACTTCACATCACCAACCAATCCGATCGCCTGATCTATCCCCCTCTACCTTCAGCCCTCAAAGCACCTTCCCCAGCAGCATCTTCTCTACAACCAGGCCCTGATGTTTTACCTCATTTGAAAGTCACTATTTCCCCTTGTGCTGCCTCTAAATCTTCTGCTGTCTCTGTGTCAGATGATGTTCGTCAGGGAGTAAAAGACCTTCTATGCAAACTTAGTTATGGCCTATGGGCGCATGCTTTGCCCAAACTCTTCTTGGACACGTACAAAATACCATTCCCCGAACACATATTAAATGACTTGTCTCTCTTGCATGATATATGCACTGTGGAGTACCCCATACCACATGACAAAAAGAAG GCTATTCTGTATAagtcagacagaacagacagagagGACAGTGACAGCTGTGAAAACCAGCAGTGCAGAAGCTGTCCTTTCCCCTCTGGTCTCGAGGTGGAAGGCCCTGTTGTTCCGCCACCTCTGGTTTTCCCCTCAGAGCAGTATCCTTCTGTGTTGATTACTGATGCCAAGAGCTGCAATGCTGTTACTGTAAG GTATGTAGGCAAGAACCATTCAAATGCGCAGGAAGCAATGGAAGACGCCATGGGCACCTTCTATAGCcaaagctccacccaccttcCCTTGTCTGACCCTGTGGTTGGACGGTTGGTAGCAGTCAGAGGGGAGGACGAAGAAGAAGTGGCCAGAGGTCAGGTCATGGAGTTTATGACTCCCAGCAAGGTCAAG GTGTATTATGTAGACTATGGCTTCTCTGTGGAGACCAGTGTGACCAATCTGCTAGAGCTGCACCAAGACTTCATCTCCCTGCCCCTCCAGGCTACTAATGTTCAACTGGCAG GCCTTGAGGCATTTAGCTCCCATCCACAGGTGTTATCAGTGTTGGACACCTTGGCAATTGGAAAGATCCTGCTGATGGAGACATTAGATCCATGTCAGCAGAATGAAATGCCTGTTGTTGTGCTGTATGACACTTCGCAAGATGAAGACCTCAACATCAATTCCATCTGCCTGAAAGCACTGCAGGATGAGAGAATGAACAGCCCTCTCACT GTAAATGTTACCTATGAGGACGTGTGCATCACAAATGTGTGTTCAGATGGCATCATCTACTGCCAGGTGCCATCGAGAGGGGCCTCAAGGCTCACTAAGTTACTGGAAGAAATAGAGGCCTTCTTCATATCCAAG ATGACATCTGAGTCCCTGGTGTCCAGACCGTTTAGTGGCAAATTCTGTCTCGCTCGCTACAAAGGGAAATGGTCAAGGGTGGAG ATCACAGACATCCATGACAACCGAGTGATAGAGGTCCTCTTCATCGACTTTGGTGTCCCCGCTACTTTAGAGGTCACTGAACTCAGAGAGATCCCTCCTCTTTTCCGCAAGGTCTTCGCTATCATCCCACCACAG GCCACTCAATGCCGTCTGGCTGACCTCAGCATTCCAAAGGAAGGCTGGAGTCCTGAGACTGTTCAGTGGGTGAAGGAAGCTGTCCTGGGCTCTAAAGCCTCTAAAATGAAG GTTATGAAAGTAGACGAGCACAAAGGGAACAGGCTTGTCTATATTTACCTGTTCACTGGTATTGACAGTCAAGAGCTGGAAGACTGCCTCAACCATCAGCTGGCCCAATCAGACCATTGGCAAAAGCTCACAAAGAACAACACAGTCACCAGCGTGGATATAg GTCTCAGAAATATAGAAGAGTTGACTCTGAGCAGTCCGGGCTTTAACCCTGTCATCAAGTCCATGCCTCAGGCTGATCAAGGAACAGAGGAGTCATCACAGCCACTTCAGATGCCTCCTTCACTGGAACTCCCACAG CCGGGTCAGTGTGTGGATGTCTTCGTGCCGGTGGCCTACCACCCAGGTTACTTTGTCCTGCAGCCTTGGCAGGGCTTTCACAAGCTGGTGGTGCTCATGGGGGAGATGGTTCTCTACTACAACCAGGCTTCAACCATGGCAATACCAGCAGAGATCAAGAAAGGAGAGGTCTACGCTGCTAAAATAGACAAAAA TTGGTACCGTGTGGTGGTGAAAGGGATTCTTTCCAGTGGCTTGGTTTCTGTCTATGAATTGGACCATGGCAAACATGAGGTGGTCCACAGTGCAGCCTTCCGAcccttaatacaggaattcagaTACTTCCCGTTCCAGGCCATTGCTGCACAGCTGGCAG GTTTGCCCCAGCACCAGTGGTCAGAAGACGCTTCCAAAGTGTTCAGGAACCACGTGGAGAAGCGAGCGCTGGTGGCTCAGGTGGACCATGTGCacgaggggtcagaggtcaaaggagaATTTTGGAAGTGCAAATTGACAGTTTACCTGGTGGACACCTCAATGGAGGACAGGGATGTTTGGATTCACACCATCATGGAGGATCTAGGTGGCGAATCTTTTTCAGCTGCCTAG